A single window of Chitinophaga sp. XS-30 DNA harbors:
- a CDS encoding TetR/AcrR family transcriptional regulator, giving the protein MNVQLTTSAATEKKQAIFESTLKLIREFGFHGTPVSQIAQHAGVATGTIYHYFASKDELIIALFRYSKQKIHDATFRDHNPNDTYRDRFVSIWINLVNYYSRFPEVLSFFEQFYSSPFVREIFTDETMCFQDEVSLFLKEGINSGHIKQLDINIISAAFLGTVIATAKRSNNPMFRFNEEDLRNMVGIIWDGIKK; this is encoded by the coding sequence ATGAACGTTCAATTGACAACATCGGCAGCTACCGAAAAGAAGCAGGCCATTTTTGAAAGCACCCTGAAGCTGATCCGTGAATTCGGCTTCCACGGCACTCCCGTCAGCCAGATAGCGCAACATGCCGGCGTGGCCACCGGCACCATTTATCATTACTTCGCCTCCAAGGATGAACTGATCATAGCACTTTTCCGTTATAGTAAGCAAAAGATACATGACGCCACTTTCCGGGACCATAACCCGAATGATACTTACCGCGACCGGTTTGTCAGCATCTGGATCAATCTGGTGAATTATTATAGCCGCTTCCCCGAAGTGCTGAGCTTTTTTGAGCAGTTCTACTCCTCCCCCTTTGTCCGCGAGATCTTTACGGACGAAACCATGTGTTTCCAGGATGAAGTATCGCTTTTCCTCAAAGAAGGCATCAACAGCGGGCATATCAAGCAGCTGGACATCAATATTATCAGCGCTGCGTTCCTCGGAACGGTGATTGCCACGGCCAAAAGAAGCAATAACCCCATGTTCAGGTTCAATGAGGAAGACCTCCGGAACATGGTAGGCATCATCTGGGACGGGATTAAAAAATAG
- a CDS encoding efflux RND transporter periplasmic adaptor subunit, whose product MTNNNMRVISILSAAIFLVSCDSGSKSPASETPGTDTVPAFILKADTARKTVELPAELLPYEQAVLFARVEGFVRSMKADLGDNVKKGQVLAVIEAPEVSSRFAESEATLLSAKAKWASSRDNFERLYRASKAETPGIVAPADLERSRQQMLADSAGYEAAARQSQAYKAVSGYLHITAPFDGVITARNADPGTLVGSGAMLFTIQNNRTLRLRAAVPEVYVNTAASLKEVAFTVDAWPTQQFTATLTRKSGAIDPATRTELWEFKVDNSRQLLKAGAFAYVKISMERQGISYVVPAPAIATTQERKFVIVVKHGEAQWVDVRQGMVTNKGVEVFGNLNEGDTVLVKGTDERKPGTSAHWKVQR is encoded by the coding sequence ATGACAAACAATAATATGCGCGTTATTTCGATACTATCAGCCGCCATCTTCCTGGTTTCCTGTGACAGCGGCAGCAAAAGCCCGGCTTCAGAAACGCCGGGAACCGACACTGTTCCCGCCTTCATCCTGAAAGCGGACACCGCCAGGAAAACAGTGGAACTGCCTGCAGAACTGCTTCCCTATGAACAGGCTGTGCTGTTTGCAAGAGTGGAAGGTTTTGTACGATCGATGAAAGCAGACCTTGGTGATAATGTAAAAAAGGGACAGGTGCTGGCGGTCATCGAAGCACCGGAAGTCTCCAGCCGCTTCGCGGAATCCGAAGCCACCCTGCTTTCGGCCAAAGCGAAATGGGCTTCCAGCCGGGACAATTTCGAGCGGCTGTACCGGGCGTCAAAGGCGGAGACACCGGGTATCGTTGCCCCGGCGGACCTGGAGCGCAGCCGTCAGCAAATGCTGGCAGACAGCGCCGGCTACGAAGCAGCGGCCAGGCAATCACAGGCATACAAAGCCGTATCCGGCTACCTGCATATCACCGCGCCGTTCGACGGCGTGATCACCGCGCGCAACGCTGATCCCGGAACGCTAGTGGGAAGCGGCGCAATGCTGTTCACCATCCAGAACAACCGCACACTGCGCCTGAGGGCGGCGGTGCCGGAAGTGTATGTGAACACCGCAGCATCGCTGAAGGAAGTTGCTTTTACCGTAGATGCCTGGCCCACACAACAATTCACGGCAACATTAACCCGTAAATCCGGCGCCATAGATCCGGCCACACGCACAGAGCTGTGGGAATTTAAAGTGGACAACAGCCGCCAGCTGCTGAAGGCCGGCGCTTTTGCATACGTGAAGATCAGCATGGAGCGCCAGGGAATATCTTATGTGGTGCCAGCCCCGGCCATTGCCACCACCCAGGAACGGAAGTTCGTGATCGTAGTAAAGCATGGCGAAGCGCAATGGGTGGACGTGCGGCAGGGCATGGTCACCAATAAGGGCGTGGAAGTATTTGGCAACCTGAACGAAGGAGATACCGTGCTGGTGAAAGGTACCGATGAACGGAAACCCGGTACGTCCGCTCACTGGAAGGTACAACGATAA
- a CDS encoding TolC family protein, which produces MNIRSLFLTGLFMAASLTMHAQEQQPSTGLPPKASLEQCIDFALRNKANVKQAAIDQEIGERDIASALSGWFPQIGATGTYNNNIIIPTAVIGDQVIQMGQRNVAALVLQADQQIVNPALLQASKAAKYVRLQNEQNTENTKINTIVEVSKAYYDILTSEEQLSIIKENIARITKQLQDAKARYETGIVDKTDFKRAQITLSNSNADLKRTAAILKYKYAYLKEVVGLSPEAPLTLSFDNTSMESEISLDTTVAFDYRNRIEYRQLQTQRQLQGINTQYNKWTYLPSLSAFYNYAWDYRNNSFSKLLDVDYPRSVFGLTLNVPIFQGMKRTQEIRKSQLMEERIDWDLVNLRNQINSQYEMAMATYKANLNDWVTARENVELSKEVYNTIKLQYDEGIKTYLDLMTAETDLRTTQVNYLNALYAVLSGKLDVQRAVGTIQTAR; this is translated from the coding sequence ATGAATATCAGGAGTTTATTTCTCACCGGCTTATTCATGGCCGCTTCGTTAACCATGCATGCGCAGGAGCAACAGCCTTCCACCGGCCTGCCGCCAAAGGCAAGCCTTGAGCAGTGTATTGATTTTGCGCTGCGTAACAAGGCGAATGTAAAACAGGCGGCCATTGACCAGGAGATCGGCGAACGGGATATCGCCTCTGCCCTCTCCGGCTGGTTCCCGCAGATCGGCGCAACCGGTACTTACAACAACAATATCATCATACCCACCGCCGTGATCGGAGACCAGGTGATCCAGATGGGGCAAAGGAACGTAGCCGCGCTCGTATTGCAGGCGGATCAGCAGATCGTCAATCCTGCACTGCTGCAGGCATCCAAAGCCGCCAAATACGTGCGGCTGCAAAATGAGCAGAACACGGAAAATACGAAGATCAACACGATCGTTGAGGTCAGCAAAGCGTATTATGATATCCTGACCAGTGAAGAGCAGCTCTCCATCATCAAAGAGAACATCGCCCGGATCACCAAACAGCTGCAGGATGCAAAGGCGCGTTATGAGACCGGGATCGTGGACAAGACCGATTTTAAACGTGCGCAGATCACACTCAGCAATTCCAATGCAGACCTGAAGCGCACCGCGGCGATATTGAAGTATAAATACGCATACCTGAAGGAAGTGGTGGGCCTTTCCCCGGAAGCCCCGTTAACACTGTCGTTCGACAACACCTCCATGGAAAGCGAGATATCGCTGGATACCACCGTGGCATTTGACTACCGCAACAGGATAGAATACCGGCAGTTGCAGACACAGCGGCAGCTGCAGGGGATCAACACGCAATATAATAAATGGACGTACCTGCCTTCTCTCTCTGCCTTTTATAATTATGCCTGGGACTACCGGAACAACAGCTTTTCGAAATTGCTGGATGTGGATTATCCCCGCTCCGTTTTCGGCCTCACGCTGAACGTACCGATATTCCAGGGAATGAAACGGACACAGGAGATCCGCAAGTCGCAATTAATGGAAGAGCGGATAGACTGGGACCTGGTCAATCTCCGCAACCAGATCAATTCCCAGTACGAGATGGCGATGGCCACTTATAAAGCCAACCTGAACGACTGGGTGACCGCCCGGGAGAACGTGGAGCTTTCGAAAGAAGTGTACAACACCATCAAGCTGCAATATGACGAAGGCATAAAAACTTACCTGGACCTGATGACGGCGGAAAC